The following are encoded together in the Bombus affinis isolate iyBomAffi1 chromosome 6, iyBomAffi1.2, whole genome shotgun sequence genome:
- the LOC126917490 gene encoding uncharacterized protein LOC126917490, producing the protein MKRRASRSHSYPGGTRRRGKNSVVVPIDPMELRARVLARFPFPEENPVAAPEEKQETKQGSSTTTNASKPCETEEEEVPHWIPSYFQDASAEINALTAGMSEWRFGVNFWRRGVNSPISGLNPWSSDANLSTLKYPRPNGEYPRTNGEYPRTNVEYPRPNGEYPRTNGEYPRTNVEYPRPNGEYPRTNSEYPRPNGEVQQGRIRDH; encoded by the exons ATGAAGCGCCGCGCTTCACGATCTCATTCATATCCTGGTGGCACCCGGAGACGCGGGAAGAACAGCGTGGTGGTCCCTATAGATCCAATGGAGCTAAGAGCACGTGTTCTTGCACGCTTCCCCTTTCCCGAAGAAAACCCCGTGGCAG CTCCAGaagaaaaacaagaaacaaAGCAGGGGAGCAGCACCACGACAAACGCATCAAAACCCTGCGAAACCGAAGAGGAGGAAGTCCCTCATTGGATTCCATCATACTTCCAGGATGCCTCGGCGGAAATAAATGCGCTGACAGCTGGTATGAGTGAATGGAGATTTGGCGTGAATTTCTGGAGGAGGGGAGTAAATTCGCCGATAAGTGGCTTAAATCCGTGGTCAAGTGATGCGAATTTGTCGACGCTTAAGTATCCGCGGCCGAATGGTGAGTATCCGCGGACTAATGGTGAGTATCCGCGGACAAATGTTGAGTATCCGCGGCCGAATGGTGAGTATCCGCGGACTAATGGTGAGTATCCGCGGACAAATGTTGAGTATCCGCGACCGAATGGTGAGTATCCGCGGACAAATAGTGAGTATCCGCGACCGAATG
- the LOC126917491 gene encoding 3-hydroxyacyl-CoA dehydrogenase type-2-like codes for MLRVATLATRDDISNGSFGVRRSSSSGCALNQPAPHQVRFEKDVLKSIECVKAKFGGVNVLINSAGIVDYENIYDFKNKKPHSADLYRCVFETNVWSLVNITRLMVGLMTKNKQDSNQQRGVIINLPSTMAYEPPPGLVAYDITKSAVSGMTIPLARGLALQRIRIITNCLGYIDSPMTAAEEKKETRRWSTMISALKRCETYEEVAHLIQACIKNPLINDENIRIDMGYRYNQGGDSQGHSKC; via the exons ATGCTGCGAGTAGCAACGTTAGCAACACGGGACGACATCAGCAACGGGAGCTTTGGGGTCAGACGTAGCAGCAGCAGCGGCTGTGCCCTGAACCAACCAGCGCCGCATCAA GTGAGGTTCGAAAAGGACGTATTAAAGAGCATCGAATGTGTGAAGGCGAAATTTGGCGGCGTGAACGTACTAATTAATTCTGCTGGTATTGTTGACTACGAAAATATCTATGATTTCAAGAACAAAAAGCCACATTCTGCTGACCTGTACAGATGCGTTTTCGAAACTAACGTGTGGAGTTTAGTTAACATAACGCGCTTAATGGTCGGCTTGATGACGAAGAACAAACAAGATTCAAATCAGCAAAGAGGAGTCATTATAAATCTTCCGAGCACGATGGCTTACGAACCACCACCTGGTTTAGTTGCTTATGACATCACGAAATCCGCGGTTTCCGGCATGACGATCCCTTTAGCTAGAGGACTCGCGTTGCAAAGAATACGTATTATCACAAATTGTCTTGGTTACATAGACAGCCCCATGACAG CtgcagaagaaaaaaaggaaacaagacGGTGGAGCACCATGATAAGCGCATTAAAACGCTGCGAAACCTACGAGGAAGTCGCTCATTTGATTCAAGCGTGCATCAAAAATCCATTGATCAATGACGAGAATATACGTATAGATATGGGCTACAGGTACAATCAAGGAGGAGATTCACAAGGACATTCAAAGTGTTGA